In Herbaspirillum sp. WKF16, one genomic interval encodes:
- a CDS encoding amino acid ABC transporter permease, which yields MDFRWSIIEGYAPLFAKGVLMTLQVSLISIAVGCLIGLLVGMLRLSEVRHGMWKWPLRAGRWIAGFYVAFFRGTPLFVQIMLIHFALMPALVHPEHGLLISGELARVIKQDYGAFLSGTVALSLNAGAYISEIFRAGIQSIERGQSYAAASLGMNYGLTMRYVVLPQAFRRMLPPLGNEAITLLKDSSLVSAIGLAELAYAARTVAGTYARYWEPYITISVVYFAMTICLALVVARLEHKYSAPHRR from the coding sequence ATGGATTTCCGCTGGAGCATCATTGAAGGCTATGCGCCGCTGTTCGCCAAGGGCGTCCTGATGACGCTGCAGGTGTCGCTGATCAGCATCGCGGTCGGCTGCCTGATCGGCCTGCTGGTGGGCATGCTGCGCCTGTCGGAAGTGCGCCACGGCATGTGGAAATGGCCGCTGCGGGCCGGCCGCTGGATCGCCGGCTTCTACGTCGCCTTCTTCCGCGGCACGCCGCTGTTCGTGCAGATCATGCTGATCCACTTCGCGCTGATGCCGGCGCTGGTGCATCCCGAACACGGGCTGCTCATCTCGGGCGAACTGGCGCGCGTCATCAAGCAGGACTACGGCGCCTTCCTGTCGGGCACGGTGGCGCTCTCGCTCAATGCCGGCGCCTATATCTCCGAGATCTTCCGCGCCGGCATCCAGTCGATCGAGCGCGGCCAGTCCTACGCCGCCGCCAGCCTGGGCATGAACTATGGCTTGACGATGCGCTACGTGGTGCTGCCGCAGGCCTTCCGCCGCATGCTGCCGCCGCTGGGCAACGAGGCCATCACCCTGCTCAAGGATTCCTCGCTGGTCTCGGCCATCGGCCTGGCCGAACTGGCCTACGCCGCGCGCACGGTGGCCGGGACCTACGCCCGCTACTGGGAACCCTACATCACCATTTCGGTGGTCTATTTCGCCATGACCATCTGCCTGGCGCTGGTGGTGGCGCGCCTGGAACACAAATACAGCGCGCCGCATCGCCGTTGA
- a CDS encoding SlyX family protein, translated as MSSEDRIIDIEMKLAHQEHLVDELNQAVFRQQQKIDELEMLLGALAKRFRELSDAGQDRAAANEKPPHY; from the coding sequence GTGAGCAGCGAAGACCGCATCATCGACATTGAAATGAAACTGGCGCACCAGGAACACCTGGTGGACGAGCTCAACCAGGCGGTGTTCCGCCAGCAGCAGAAGATCGACGAGCTGGAGATGCTGCTGGGCGCGCTGGCCAAGCGTTTCCGCGAATTGTCCGACGCCGGCCAGGATCGCGCCGCCGCCAACGAGAAGCCGCCGCATTACTGA
- a CDS encoding recombination-associated protein RdgC — translation MWFKNLQIYRLPAPWAITADELESHLAPQAFTACPSLEMQSQGWVSPRNNEKLVHVVNRQLLLQLSTEKKLLPSSVINQVTKARAAELEEQQGFPPGRKQTKELKEQVTDELLPRAFSVVRSTWVWIDPVNGWLLVDAGSPGKAEEVLKLLFKAIPKFPLENLRTAMSPSAAMTDWLVSDEAPNGFTVDQDTELRSTAESKATVRYVRHTLEADDIRRHIESGKQCTRLALTWADKVSFVLTDNLSVKRVAPLDVLKEDTDMTGKNDDERFDGDFMLMSGELSKLLAALVDALGGQLKENDGALAQAA, via the coding sequence ATGTGGTTTAAGAACCTCCAGATCTATCGCCTGCCCGCACCATGGGCGATCACCGCCGACGAGCTCGAATCCCATCTCGCCCCACAGGCATTCACCGCCTGCCCAAGCCTGGAAATGCAGAGCCAGGGCTGGGTCTCGCCGCGCAACAACGAGAAGCTGGTGCACGTGGTCAACCGCCAGCTGCTGCTGCAGCTCTCCACCGAAAAGAAATTGCTGCCCTCCAGCGTGATCAACCAGGTCACCAAGGCGCGCGCGGCCGAACTGGAAGAGCAGCAAGGCTTCCCGCCCGGCCGCAAGCAGACCAAGGAGCTGAAGGAACAGGTCACCGACGAGCTGCTGCCGCGCGCCTTCTCGGTCGTGCGCAGCACCTGGGTGTGGATCGACCCGGTCAACGGCTGGCTGCTGGTCGACGCCGGCAGCCCCGGCAAGGCAGAGGAAGTATTGAAGCTGCTGTTCAAGGCAATCCCCAAGTTCCCGCTGGAAAACCTGCGCACCGCCATGTCGCCCAGCGCTGCCATGACCGACTGGCTGGTCAGCGACGAAGCGCCGAACGGCTTCACCGTGGACCAGGACACCGAACTGCGCTCCACCGCCGAGAGCAAGGCCACCGTGCGCTACGTGCGCCACACGCTGGAGGCCGACGACATCCGTCGCCACATCGAGTCCGGCAAGCAGTGCACGCGCCTGGCGCTGACCTGGGCCGACAAGGTCTCCTTCGTGCTGACCGACAACCTGTCGGTCAAGCGCGTGGCGCCGCTGGATGTGCTGAAGGAAGACACCGACATGACCGGCAAGAACGACGACGAGCGCTTCGACGGCGACTTCATGCTCATGAGCGGCGAATTGTCCAAGCTGCTGGCGGCGCTGGTGGATGCGCTGGGCGGACAGCTGAAGGAAAACGACGGCGCGCTGGCGCAGGCCGCGTAA
- a CDS encoding YeiH family protein, whose product MRTASHPQTLLHPALPGLALAGAVAWAAMRLGDIPWLQEHGFSALTVAIVLGILLGNTLYPRLAAPCGEGVKLSKQTLLRAGIILYGFRLTFQDIAHVGVTGVAVDAAMLLSTFGLAWLAGVKLLKLDRDAALLIGAGSSICGAAAVMATEPVLRARSEQVTVAISTVVIFGSLAIFLYPLLYTLQAEPVWGVRLPDFGIYIGSTVHEVAQVLAAARSIDQHTADVAVITKMVRVMMLAPFLLMLSMKAGAAPGGQRGKLSIPWFAFAFIGVVLLNSFLPLPAALNQIVLQADTFMLAMAMAALGLTTHLSAIRNAGIKPLLLGAILFGWLVAGGALINGALGRLLG is encoded by the coding sequence ATGCGCACCGCAAGCCATCCCCAAACCCTGCTGCATCCTGCCCTGCCCGGCCTGGCCCTGGCCGGCGCCGTAGCCTGGGCCGCCATGCGCCTGGGCGACATCCCCTGGCTGCAAGAACATGGCTTCTCGGCCCTGACGGTGGCCATCGTGCTGGGCATCCTGCTGGGCAATACGCTCTATCCGCGGCTGGCAGCGCCCTGTGGCGAAGGCGTGAAGCTCTCCAAGCAGACGCTGCTGCGCGCCGGCATCATCCTGTATGGATTTCGCCTGACCTTCCAGGATATCGCCCACGTCGGCGTGACCGGCGTGGCGGTCGATGCCGCGATGCTGCTCTCGACCTTCGGCCTGGCCTGGCTGGCCGGCGTGAAGCTGCTCAAGCTCGACCGCGATGCCGCGCTCCTGATCGGCGCGGGCAGCTCGATCTGCGGCGCGGCGGCGGTGATGGCGACCGAACCGGTGCTGCGCGCCCGCAGCGAGCAGGTGACGGTCGCCATCTCGACCGTGGTGATCTTCGGCTCGCTGGCGATCTTCCTCTATCCGCTGCTCTACACGCTGCAGGCCGAACCGGTGTGGGGCGTGCGCCTGCCCGACTTCGGCATCTACATCGGCTCGACCGTGCATGAGGTGGCGCAGGTGCTGGCCGCGGCGCGCTCGATCGACCAGCACACCGCCGACGTCGCGGTAATCACCAAGATGGTCCGCGTGATGATGCTGGCGCCCTTCCTCCTGATGCTGTCGATGAAGGCCGGCGCCGCGCCGGGCGGGCAGCGCGGCAAGCTGTCGATCCCCTGGTTTGCCTTCGCCTTCATCGGCGTGGTGCTGCTCAACTCCTTCCTGCCGCTGCCGGCCGCGCTGAACCAGATCGTGCTGCAGGCCGACACCTTCATGCTGGCCATGGCGATGGCGGCGCTGGGCCTGACCACCCACCTTTCGGCGATCCGCAATGCCGGCATCAAGCCGCTGCTGCTGGGCGCGATCCTGTTCGGCTGGCTGGTGGCGGGTGGGGCGCTGATCAACGGCGCGCTGGGACGGCTGCTGGGCTGA
- a CDS encoding basic amino acid ABC transporter substrate-binding protein, translating into MIKMFSRHARALALTAGFVGMLGLAACGKQEDKPAAAPQVAAQPRVYRVGVESAYAPFSSENEQKTVVGFDIDVMKALAKKIGIEVKFVPTPFESIFNSLAQGDLDLLISAITITEERKKSVSFSDPYFVATQAIAVPANDTKVTKMDDLKTLTVGTQSGTSGDDLVQQVLGKNSAKIKRFESTPLALKELEGGGVDAVVADEPVVKNYIANNPNSKLRTVNDSAFPKEDYGVAVRKDDPELLAKVNKGLAEMKADGSFAAINAQYFGK; encoded by the coding sequence ATGATCAAGATGTTTTCCCGCCACGCCCGCGCGCTGGCGCTGACCGCCGGCTTCGTCGGCATGCTGGGCCTGGCCGCCTGCGGCAAGCAGGAAGACAAGCCCGCCGCCGCGCCGCAAGTCGCCGCGCAGCCGCGCGTCTACCGCGTCGGCGTGGAGTCGGCGTATGCGCCGTTCTCCTCGGAAAACGAGCAGAAGACCGTGGTCGGCTTCGACATCGACGTCATGAAGGCGCTGGCCAAGAAGATCGGCATCGAGGTGAAGTTCGTGCCGACCCCGTTCGAGAGCATCTTCAACTCCCTGGCCCAGGGCGACCTGGACCTGCTGATCTCGGCCATCACCATCACCGAGGAACGCAAGAAATCGGTCAGCTTCTCCGACCCGTATTTCGTGGCGACCCAGGCCATCGCCGTGCCGGCCAACGACACCAAGGTCACCAAGATGGATGACCTGAAGACGCTGACGGTGGGCACCCAGAGCGGCACCTCCGGCGACGACCTGGTGCAGCAGGTGCTGGGCAAGAACAGCGCCAAGATCAAGCGCTTCGAGTCCACCCCGCTGGCGCTGAAAGAGCTGGAAGGCGGCGGCGTCGATGCCGTGGTAGCCGACGAGCCGGTGGTGAAGAACTACATCGCCAACAACCCCAACAGCAAGCTGCGCACCGTCAACGACAGCGCCTTCCCCAAGGAAGACTATGGCGTTGCCGTGCGCAAGGACGATCCGGAACTGCTGGCCAAGGTCAACAAGGGCCTGGCCGAGATGAAGGCCGACGGCAGCTTTGCCGCCATCAACGCGCAATACTTCGGCAAGTAA
- a CDS encoding UvrD-helicase domain-containing protein, with the protein MSAPSFGLNKPQSEAVHYMTGPCLVLAGAGSGKTRVITQKIAHLIENCGYESKNIAALTFTNKAALEMQERIAKLLKDPKQAKHLTVSTFHSLGVKILRQESKHLGLKDRFSIMDSDDCFSLVQELAVTTDKAIIRNIQNSISLWKNGLVDPEVALKSAQTEDEAQAARIFRSYVATLKAYQAVDFDDLIRLPVELFQRNEEVRDRWQRKLRYLLIDEYQDTNTCQYELVKLLVTGVGKKPMFTAVGDDDQAIYAWRGATIENLKNLGVDFPNLHLIKLEQNYRSSTRILQAANAVISNNPKLFDKTLWSEHGLGDPISVMAMDDEESEADQIAISLSAHRFERRAKFADYAILYRGNHQARILEKSLRRERIPYVMSGGQSYFDRAEIKDIIAYLRLIANQDDDPAFIRAVTTPRRGVGQATLEVLGTLAGQWQCSLFEAVYKGGLEDKLTDRQLLPLRKFCDFINSLESRATRPGPSGSGENAGKVLDDMMEAINYEFYLYDSFEERAAQARWQNVVDFTNWLKERACGGRDRDGDEKNLLEITQMVALMSMLEGKDEEQDAVRMSTLHASKGLEFPHVFLVGVEEGILPHKGDPDTPPEAAAARVEEERRLMYVGITRAQRTLHLSWCKRRKRAKEIIECQISRFVKEMRLDEGTAIVQEEEKITPQARLANLKALLQKPKATPDPA; encoded by the coding sequence ATGTCCGCCCCCTCTTTCGGTCTGAACAAGCCACAAAGCGAAGCCGTCCATTACATGACCGGCCCTTGCCTGGTGCTGGCCGGCGCCGGTTCGGGCAAGACGCGCGTGATCACGCAGAAGATCGCGCACCTGATCGAGAACTGCGGCTACGAGTCCAAGAACATCGCGGCGCTGACCTTCACCAACAAGGCCGCGCTGGAAATGCAGGAACGCATCGCCAAGCTGCTCAAGGATCCCAAGCAGGCCAAGCACCTTACGGTGTCGACCTTCCACTCGCTGGGGGTGAAGATCCTGCGCCAGGAGTCCAAGCATCTGGGGCTAAAGGACCGCTTTTCAATCATGGACAGCGACGATTGTTTTTCCCTGGTGCAAGAGCTGGCGGTGACGACCGACAAGGCCATCATCCGCAACATCCAGAACTCCATCTCGCTGTGGAAGAACGGCCTGGTCGATCCGGAAGTGGCGCTGAAAAGCGCGCAGACCGAAGACGAAGCTCAGGCCGCGCGCATCTTCCGCAGCTACGTCGCCACCCTGAAGGCCTACCAGGCGGTCGACTTCGACGACCTGATCCGCCTGCCGGTGGAGCTGTTCCAGCGCAACGAGGAAGTGCGCGACCGCTGGCAGCGCAAGCTGCGCTACCTGCTCATCGATGAATACCAGGACACCAATACCTGCCAGTACGAACTGGTGAAGCTGCTGGTGACCGGCGTGGGCAAGAAACCCATGTTCACCGCCGTGGGCGACGACGACCAGGCCATCTACGCCTGGCGCGGCGCCACCATCGAGAACCTCAAGAACCTGGGCGTGGACTTCCCCAACCTGCACCTGATCAAGCTGGAGCAGAACTACCGCTCCAGCACCCGCATCCTGCAGGCGGCCAACGCGGTGATCTCCAACAACCCCAAGCTGTTCGACAAGACCCTGTGGTCCGAGCATGGGCTGGGCGATCCGATTTCCGTGATGGCGATGGACGACGAGGAATCCGAGGCCGACCAGATCGCGATCTCGCTGTCGGCGCACCGCTTCGAGCGGCGCGCCAAGTTCGCCGACTACGCCATCCTGTACCGCGGCAACCACCAGGCGCGCATCCTGGAAAAGTCGCTGCGCCGCGAGCGCATTCCTTATGTGATGTCCGGCGGCCAGAGCTACTTCGACCGCGCCGAGATCAAGGACATCATCGCCTACCTGCGCCTGATCGCCAACCAGGACGACGACCCCGCCTTCATCCGCGCCGTCACCACGCCGCGCCGCGGCGTCGGCCAGGCCACGCTGGAAGTGTTGGGCACGCTGGCCGGCCAGTGGCAATGCTCGCTGTTCGAGGCGGTCTACAAGGGCGGCCTGGAAGACAAGCTGACCGATCGCCAGCTGCTGCCGCTGCGCAAGTTCTGCGACTTCATCAACAGCCTGGAGTCGCGCGCCACCCGCCCCGGCCCGTCGGGCAGCGGCGAGAACGCCGGCAAGGTTCTCGACGACATGATGGAGGCCATCAACTACGAGTTCTACCTCTACGACAGCTTTGAGGAGCGCGCCGCGCAAGCGCGCTGGCAGAACGTGGTGGACTTCACCAACTGGTTGAAGGAACGCGCCTGCGGCGGACGCGACCGCGACGGCGACGAGAAGAACCTGCTCGAGATCACGCAGATGGTGGCGCTGATGAGCATGCTCGAAGGCAAGGACGAAGAGCAGGACGCGGTGCGCATGTCGACCCTGCACGCCTCCAAGGGGCTGGAGTTCCCGCACGTGTTCCTGGTGGGCGTGGAAGAAGGCATCCTGCCGCACAAGGGCGACCCCGACACCCCGCCCGAGGCCGCTGCGGCGCGCGTGGAAGAAGAACGACGCCTGATGTACGTGGGCATCACCCGCGCGCAGCGCACGCTGCACCTGTCGTGGTGCAAGCGCCGCAAGCGCGCCAAGGAAATCATCGAGTGCCAGATCTCGCGCTTCGTCAAGGAGATGCGCCTGGATGAAGGCACCGCCATTGTCCAGGAAGAGGAAAAGATCACGCCGCAGGCGCGCCTGGCCAACCTCAAGGCGCTGCTGCAAAAACCCAAGGCGACGCCCGACCCGGCCTGA
- a CDS encoding SRPBCC family protein yields MKFNHLIQINDPLNPLIDPLTREQLWRGLIMRAEAPKLFMPHLDDCRLDDKSLDSVRRELRYGELVIRDKVTYLPQIQVLYEVPAQGEIAASRMSMTIEEPQEGVLFVRFEYDDGQPDTGDSSEAFYNEFRRSAYKEADIDTVRVIRELTVRGELH; encoded by the coding sequence ATGAAATTCAACCATCTCATCCAGATCAACGATCCCCTGAACCCGTTGATCGACCCCTTGACGCGCGAGCAGCTGTGGCGCGGACTGATCATGCGCGCCGAGGCGCCCAAGCTGTTCATGCCGCACCTGGACGACTGCCGCCTCGACGACAAGAGCCTCGACAGCGTGCGCCGCGAGCTGCGCTACGGCGAGCTGGTGATCCGCGACAAGGTCACCTACCTGCCGCAGATCCAGGTGCTCTACGAGGTGCCGGCCCAGGGCGAGATCGCCGCCTCGCGCATGAGCATGACCATCGAGGAGCCGCAGGAGGGCGTGCTGTTCGTGCGCTTCGAATACGACGACGGCCAGCCCGACACCGGAGACAGCAGCGAGGCCTTCTACAACGAGTTCCGCCGCTCGGCCTACAAGGAGGCCGACATCGACACGGTGCGCGTGATCCGCGAGCTGACCGTGCGCGGCGAGCTGCACTGA
- a CDS encoding TIGR03862 family flavoprotein, with amino-acid sequence MQNPPSLPPGRRVAVIGAGPAGLMAAEVLARHGAAVDVYDAMPSAGRKFLLAGRGGMNITHSEPQPDFLPRYGNRREQLAPFIRRFDADRLRAWIHELGIETFIGSSGRVFPLEMKAAPLLRAWLHRLREAGVRFHMRHRWLGWDDDGALRLSTPDGALRAQADAVVLALGGASWPRLGSDGAWAPLLRDKQVAVAPLQPSNCGFDADWSEHLRERFAGEPVKPVAASVALPSGGMQNRRGEFIVTAEGIEGGLVYALSAALRDAIAADGSARLYLDLLPDWPLEKVQTELAHPRGARSMSSHLQSRLHLKGVKAALLREIVSKDDFADAARLARAIKALPLTLLRARPIAEAISSAGGVSFEALDDALMLRALPGVFCAGEMLDWEAPTGGYLLTACFATGHAAGAGVLHWLSAEKRPQEEPSK; translated from the coding sequence ATGCAGAATCCTCCTTCTCTTCCCCCTGGCCGCCGCGTCGCCGTGATTGGCGCCGGCCCGGCCGGCCTGATGGCCGCCGAGGTCCTGGCGCGCCATGGCGCCGCCGTGGACGTCTACGACGCCATGCCCTCGGCCGGCCGCAAGTTCCTGCTGGCCGGCCGCGGCGGCATGAACATCACCCATTCCGAACCCCAGCCCGATTTCCTGCCGCGCTATGGCAATCGCCGCGAACAACTGGCGCCCTTCATCCGCCGCTTCGACGCCGACCGCCTGCGCGCCTGGATCCACGAGCTGGGCATCGAGACCTTCATCGGCAGCTCGGGCCGCGTGTTCCCGCTGGAGATGAAGGCCGCGCCGCTCTTGAGGGCCTGGCTGCATCGCCTGCGCGAGGCCGGCGTGCGCTTCCACATGCGCCACCGCTGGCTGGGCTGGGACGACGACGGCGCGCTGCGTTTGTCCACGCCCGACGGCGCGCTGCGCGCGCAAGCCGACGCCGTGGTGCTGGCGCTGGGCGGGGCCAGCTGGCCGCGCCTGGGATCCGACGGCGCCTGGGCGCCATTGCTGCGGGACAAGCAGGTCGCCGTGGCGCCCCTGCAGCCCTCCAACTGCGGCTTCGACGCCGATTGGAGCGAACACCTGCGCGAGCGCTTCGCCGGCGAACCGGTCAAGCCGGTGGCGGCCAGCGTAGCCCTGCCCAGCGGCGGCATGCAGAACCGCCGCGGCGAATTCATCGTCACCGCCGAAGGTATCGAGGGCGGCCTGGTCTATGCGCTCTCGGCCGCCCTGCGCGACGCCATTGCCGCCGATGGCTCGGCGCGCCTCTACCTGGATTTGCTGCCCGACTGGCCCCTGGAAAAAGTGCAAACCGAGCTGGCCCACCCGCGCGGTGCGCGCTCCATGTCCAGCCACCTGCAAAGCCGCCTGCACCTCAAGGGAGTGAAGGCGGCGCTGCTGCGCGAGATCGTCAGCAAGGACGATTTCGCCGATGCCGCCAGGCTGGCGCGCGCCATCAAGGCGCTGCCGCTGACGCTACTGCGCGCGCGCCCGATCGCCGAGGCCATCAGCAGCGCCGGCGGCGTCAGCTTCGAGGCGCTGGACGACGCGCTGATGCTGCGCGCCCTGCCCGGCGTGTTCTGCGCCGGCGAGATGCTGGACTGGGAGGCGCCCACCGGGGGCTATCTGCTCACCGCGTGCTTCGCCACCGGCCACGCCGCCGGGGCGGGTGTATTACACTGGCTGTCCGCAGAAAAACGGCCGCAAGAGGAGCCCAGCAAGTGA
- a CDS encoding Y-family DNA polymerase has protein sequence MDPDRRRIAHLDMDAFYASVELLRYPELRGQPVVIGGGSAARPVELPDGGRQYFRMRDYAGRGVVTTSTYEARALGVFSAMGIMKAAQLAPDAVLLPTDFEAYRKYSRLFKEAVVGIAPQIEDRGIDEIYIDLTPWSDNVEEVARSIKEAVRAATSLTCSIGVAPNKMLAKISSELDKPDGLTILARADIERRIWPLPARKINGIGPKAAEKLAALGIETVAHLAQAEPELLRAHFGRSYSEWLGRVAAGVDERPVQTSSEPKSISRETTFERDLHARADRARLGEIFTALCVKVADDLKRKGYLGRTIGIKLKYADFHGVTRDVTLPAPTGDAAVIRQAAGECLKRVPLEKKLRLLGVRVGALCKKEELADAPGAAQGELPFSS, from the coding sequence ATGGATCCCGACCGCCGCCGCATCGCCCACCTCGACATGGACGCGTTCTATGCCTCGGTGGAACTGCTGCGCTATCCCGAGCTGCGCGGCCAGCCGGTGGTGATCGGTGGCGGCTCGGCGGCCCGGCCGGTCGAGCTGCCGGACGGCGGTCGCCAGTATTTCCGCATGCGCGACTACGCCGGGCGCGGCGTGGTCACCACCTCCACCTACGAGGCGCGCGCACTGGGCGTGTTCTCCGCCATGGGCATCATGAAGGCGGCGCAGCTGGCGCCGGACGCCGTCCTGCTGCCGACCGACTTCGAGGCCTACCGCAAGTATTCGCGCCTGTTCAAGGAGGCGGTGGTGGGCATCGCGCCGCAGATCGAGGATCGCGGCATCGATGAGATCTACATCGACCTCACGCCTTGGAGCGACAACGTCGAGGAAGTAGCCCGCAGCATCAAGGAAGCAGTGCGCGCGGCCACCTCGCTGACCTGCTCCATCGGCGTGGCGCCCAACAAGATGCTGGCCAAGATCTCCTCCGAGCTGGACAAGCCCGACGGGCTGACCATCCTGGCCCGCGCCGACATCGAGCGTCGCATCTGGCCGCTGCCGGCGCGCAAGATCAACGGCATCGGCCCCAAGGCAGCCGAAAAGCTGGCCGCGCTGGGCATCGAGACCGTGGCGCACCTGGCGCAGGCCGAGCCGGAGTTGCTGCGCGCGCACTTCGGCCGCAGCTATTCGGAATGGCTGGGCCGCGTGGCGGCGGGCGTCGACGAGCGGCCGGTGCAGACCTCCTCCGAACCCAAGTCGATCAGCCGCGAGACCACCTTCGAGCGCGACCTGCACGCGCGCGCAGACCGCGCCCGCCTGGGCGAGATCTTCACCGCCCTGTGCGTGAAGGTGGCCGACGACCTCAAGCGCAAGGGCTATCTCGGCCGCACCATCGGCATCAAGCTCAAGTACGCCGATTTCCATGGCGTCACGCGCGACGTCACGCTGCCGGCGCCGACCGGCGACGCCGCCGTGATCCGCCAGGCTGCCGGCGAATGCCTCAAGCGCGTGCCGCTGGAAAAGAAGCTGCGCCTGCTGGGCGTGCGGGTCGGCGCGCTCTGCAAGAAAGAGGAACTGGCCGACGCGCCGGGCGCGGCGCAGGGCGAATTGCCGTTCTCTTCCTGA
- a CDS encoding TetR/AcrR family transcriptional regulator yields MIRTRGRPRSFDRDQALQQAMQVFWSKGYEGTTMADLTEAIGVKAPSLYAAFGDKNALFREAVDFYSRTVSAEPLRQLQAGNGIRDDLYAMLRASVRMYAGKSSIPGLPVGKGCMVVISAINCAPENAEHSDALSQRRHKRRNEIRARLLQAQQEGEILADADVTALGDFYTSFLNGMALGARDGVSAARLTATLQHAMAPLESVLAQPRPAVQRPAAPRRKAAAA; encoded by the coding sequence ATGATACGAACCCGCGGCCGCCCGCGCAGTTTCGACCGCGACCAGGCGCTGCAACAGGCCATGCAGGTCTTCTGGAGCAAGGGCTACGAAGGCACCACCATGGCCGACCTGACCGAAGCCATCGGCGTGAAGGCGCCCAGCCTGTACGCGGCCTTCGGCGACAAGAACGCGCTGTTTCGCGAGGCGGTCGATTTCTATTCGCGCACCGTCAGCGCCGAACCGCTGCGCCAGTTGCAGGCCGGCAATGGCATCCGGGACGACCTGTACGCCATGCTGCGCGCCAGCGTGCGCATGTACGCCGGCAAAAGCAGCATACCGGGGCTGCCGGTGGGAAAGGGGTGCATGGTGGTGATCTCGGCGATCAACTGCGCGCCGGAGAATGCCGAACACAGCGACGCGCTCTCGCAGCGTCGCCACAAGCGCCGCAACGAGATCCGCGCGCGTCTGCTGCAGGCGCAGCAAGAGGGCGAGATCCTGGCCGACGCCGACGTCACCGCGCTGGGGGATTTCTATACGAGTTTCCTCAACGGCATGGCGCTGGGCGCGCGCGACGGCGTATCCGCGGCGCGCCTGACGGCCACGCTGCAGCACGCGATGGCGCCGCTGGAGAGCGTTCTGGCGCAGCCCCGGCCGGCGGTGCAAAGGCCGGCCGCGCCCAGGCGCAAGGCTGCCGCCGCCTGA